From Scytonema millei VB511283:
AACCTTTGCTGCTGTCCGCCAGAGAGAGAAAGACCGCTTTGTTTAAGCTTATCTTTGACTTCGTCCCACAACGCAGCTTGACGGATCGCTCGCTCGACTAATTCATCCATATCACCTTGATAGCCGTTAATTCTAGCTCCAAAGGCAATGTTTTCATAAATCGATTTGGGGAAGGGGTTCGGTCTTTGAAATACCATACCAATGCGACGACGCAGTTCTACTGGGTCAACGCGGCGATCGTAAATATCTGCTTCTTGAAATGTTATTCTACCTTCAATGTGCGCCCCTGGAATTAGATCGTTTAACCGATTAAAACATCTCAATACGGTACTTTTACCACACCCAGAAGGTCCGATAAAAGCAGTAATTTTGTTTTTATAGATATTGAGATTGACATCTCGTACTGCTTTAAAATTACCGTAAAAAACAGATAGATTATCAGTTCGTAACACTGTATCGGTTGCCGTGGTTGTGGTATTGAATAGCATATAGATAGATCGTGACAGTTGATATTGCGATCGCAGCATCTAAAACAATTTTAGCTTGCGACTTAGGGGCGGTTTTGCTGGAATCTATTGCGTAAATAAATTGCTGAAGCATTCATAATTAACAGCACGACCATCAATATGATGATGCCAGCAGCAGCATTAGTGTGAAATTGCGTTTGAGGGCGAGAAACCCAGTCAAAAATTTGAATTGGTAGTGCAGTAAAAGAACTTTGCAAGCCGCGTGGAGATAATTCTGGTAGAAAGGCAATATAGCTCACGGCTCCAATGACGATCAGGGGTGCTGTTTCGCCAATAGCGCGAGATAGTGCCAGAATTGTTCCGGTTAGGATACCTGGTAAGGCGATCGGAAAAATATGTTCGCGGATCACTTGCCATCTCGTTGCACCCAAAGCAAAACCTGCTTGGCGCAAACTATCTGGGACTGCCCGTAGTGCTTCTCTCGTGGTGATGATGATAATGGGTAAGATCAACAAACTGAGAGTTAAAGCACCGGCAAGAACGCTCCGTCCGTTGGTAATCGGTTGCAGCCACCGGACAAAAATTTGCAATCCCAATAAGCCGTAAATAATGGATGGAACTGCGGCTAGGTTAGCAATATTGATCTCAATTAACCGCGTGAACCAATTATCCTTGGCATATTCTTCCAGGTAAATGCCCGCGCCTACTCCCAAGGGAAAGGCAACTAAAGCCGTAACGATTAACAGCCAAACACTACCGACAAGGGGAGCTAATATTCCCGCAGCAGCAGCACGGCGCGAGGAGAAACTCGTGAGAAACGCCCAATTGATGCGTCCGAGTCCGTCAATCAGGATATCTACCAGTAAAACGGCAAGAATGACTAAGCCAAACAGAGTGGCAATCCAAGCGGCTGTAGAAAAGATTTTGTCAAATTTATAACGCTTGGACAACGACACATTGAATTTGCCCGTCGCACCAAAGCCGCTTTTGTCCATAGGTTGGGGTGCAGGTGTAGTCATTCGTATTTCTCCCGAAAGCGGCGCACGAACCAGTAACTAAAGATATTCAAAGCCAGGGTGATGAGAAACAGAGTCATACCCACAGCAAAAATAGTTTTGTAGGCTAGAGATCCTGCTGGGGTATCGCCTTTACTCACTTGAACGATGTAGGCTGTCATCGTTTGGATTGGTACTAGGGGGTTAATACCAAGGCTGGGGTTTTGTCCGGCGGCGATGGTGACAATCATGGTTTCCCCGATTGCTCGGGAAATTGCCAAGATGAAAGAAGCGACAATTCCAGAAAGGGCAGCTGGTAGGACTACAGAAACAATGGTTTCCCGTTTGGTGGCTCCCAAAGCATAAGCGCCATCGCGTAAACTTCGAGGCACGGCATAGATCGCATCTTCACTTAAAGAAGCCACGAGGGGAATAATCGACACACCAAGTACCAGTCCAGCACTCAAGGCGTTGAACCCTTGTAAGCCAGGAATGAGTTTTTGCAGAAATGGCGTGACTGTCAGCAGGGCAAAGTAACCGAAGACGACAGTGGGAACCCCTGCCAAAATTTCCAGTGCTGGTTTGAGCCAGCGGCGCATTCTCGCAGGAGCATATTCGCTCAAGCAGATAGCAGCTAATAAGCCTATCGGTAAGGCAACGGCGATCGCGATCGCAGAAGTTAGTAAAGTAGCGCTAATCAGTACCATGATGCCAAATTGCTTGTTGGCAAACAATGGTGTCCAAGCGCGATCGGTTAAAAATCGCCAAATCGGTACTTCGCTGAAAAACGATACAGTTTCAAAAATTAGCGTTAAGACAATGCCGATTGTAGTAGCAACTGAGACAAAAGCAAACGTGGCAAATATGCCTTTTACTAATGCTTCTACTCGTTTACTTGCTGCCCGCTTTGGTCGCCATAGGCTCGACCCGTCAGGCGTTGACGTGGCAGACATACAGGAAATACCTCATTATCAGTTATCAGTTGTCAGTTATCAGTTGTCAGCGAGCAAGGCGAGAGGCAAGAGGTCAGTTAGTTCTAGCTTCCGATTCTGACTTCTGACTTCTCCCTTGTCTCACTTATTCAGGAGTCGCGATCGCGGTTATCATTTCTCTTGTTTGAGTAGGTCTGCAAGGGTAACACCTGTCTGCGAGCCTTTGCCCTCAAAAACCGAGCCTACCTTACCTTCTTTAAAGCGTGCTTGTACTTGACCAACCAAATCGTTTGGTAGCGGTACGTATCCGACTTCTGATATGAGTTCTTGATTTTCTGGTGCGAAGTGGAAATTAACAAATGCTTGGACTTCTGGACGGGTTGCCGCAGATTTTTTCACGTAAATAAATTCTGGGCGAGATAGCGGCTGATAAGTCCCGTTACCGATTGTTTCTGCACTTGGCTGAATGCAACCTTTGCCATTATCAATACCCACTAGTGCCAACTTGTCTTTGTTGTTTTCGTAGTAAGCATAACCAAAGAAGCCAAGTCCACCAGGATCGGCACTCACACCTTGTACTAGGGTATTGTCATCCTCAGATGCAGTGTAGTCTCCTCGACTCTCACCTTCTTTGCCCACAACAGCGTTGGTAAAGAAATCGTAAGTACCGGAATCAGTTCCAGGACCATAGAGTCCTAGTTTTTGGTTGGGGAAGTCAGGGCGAATTTGATTCCAAGTTGCGACTTTACCTTGAGCTGCTGGTTCCCACATTTTTTTCAGCTCGGCGATTGTCAGGCATTGGGCAAACTTGTTTTGCGGATTAACCACAACGGACAGTCCGTCGTAAGCTACTGGCAGTTCGATATACTCAACGTTCCCCTTTTTGCACAGCTCTACTTCTTCTGCCTTAATCGGACGGGAAGCATTGGAAATATCTGTTTCATTGTTGCAGAATTTCTTGAATCCGCCACCAGTACCAGACTGAGCTACCGTGACTTGGACACCAGGATTTGCTTTTTGAAATTCCTCCGCCATTGCTTCGGAGA
This genomic window contains:
- a CDS encoding PstS family phosphate ABC transporter substrate-binding protein translates to MLSRNIRVASLASAVVLVLGVTACGGGNQTASNAPASPQGEGASPAANTTTGSNLSGTVKVDGSSTVFPISEAMAEEFQKANPGVQVTVAQSGTGGGFKKFCNNETDISNASRPIKAEEVELCKKGNVEYIELPVAYDGLSVVVNPQNKFAQCLTIAELKKMWEPAAQGKVATWNQIRPDFPNQKLGLYGPGTDSGTYDFFTNAVVGKEGESRGDYTASEDDNTLVQGVSADPGGLGFFGYAYYENNKDKLALVGIDNGKGCIQPSAETIGNGTYQPLSRPEFIYVKKSAATRPEVQAFVNFHFAPENQELISEVGYVPLPNDLVGQVQARFKEGKVGSVFEGKGSQTGVTLADLLKQEK
- the pstA gene encoding phosphate ABC transporter permease PstA, with amino-acid sequence MTTPAPQPMDKSGFGATGKFNVSLSKRYKFDKIFSTAAWIATLFGLVILAVLLVDILIDGLGRINWAFLTSFSSRRAAAAGILAPLVGSVWLLIVTALVAFPLGVGAGIYLEEYAKDNWFTRLIEINIANLAAVPSIIYGLLGLQIFVRWLQPITNGRSVLAGALTLSLLILPIIIITTREALRAVPDSLRQAGFALGATRWQVIREHIFPIALPGILTGTILALSRAIGETAPLIVIGAVSYIAFLPELSPRGLQSSFTALPIQIFDWVSRPQTQFHTNAAAGIIILMVVLLIMNASAIYLRNRFQQNRP
- the pstB gene encoding phosphate ABC transporter ATP-binding protein PstB; amino-acid sequence: MLFNTTTTATDTVLRTDNLSVFYGNFKAVRDVNLNIYKNKITAFIGPSGCGKSTVLRCFNRLNDLIPGAHIEGRITFQEADIYDRRVDPVELRRRIGMVFQRPNPFPKSIYENIAFGARINGYQGDMDELVERAIRQAALWDEVKDKLKQSGLSLSGGQQQRLCIARALAIEPEVILMDEPCSALDPISTLRVEELLMELKEKYTIIIVTHNMQQASRVSDMTAFYNAQATEKGGKMGYLVEYNPTEVIFQSPEQQATQEYVSGRFG
- the pstC gene encoding phosphate ABC transporter permease subunit PstC, which translates into the protein MSATSTPDGSSLWRPKRAASKRVEALVKGIFATFAFVSVATTIGIVLTLIFETVSFFSEVPIWRFLTDRAWTPLFANKQFGIMVLISATLLTSAIAIAVALPIGLLAAICLSEYAPARMRRWLKPALEILAGVPTVVFGYFALLTVTPFLQKLIPGLQGFNALSAGLVLGVSIIPLVASLSEDAIYAVPRSLRDGAYALGATKRETIVSVVLPAALSGIVASFILAISRAIGETMIVTIAAGQNPSLGINPLVPIQTMTAYIVQVSKGDTPAGSLAYKTIFAVGMTLFLITLALNIFSYWFVRRFREKYE